In Flavobacterium sp. CS20, a single window of DNA contains:
- a CDS encoding IS3 family transposase, producing the protein MTKQAFYKRLKAQQKQQIDHQKLIKMVKDYRKKVGSKTGGIKLYAELKQDFIDTDIKIGRDKFYRFLKHNNLLVPKSKNYITTTNSNHMYKKYKNLVKDQVPRRPEQLWVSDITYIKTQNGHNYLALVTDAYSKQIMGYKLDNHMRTSLCKDALAMAIKNRKYPNQELIHHSDRGFQYCNPKYTSFAENNGITMSMTEQYDPYENAVAERINRTLKYEYGLKQTIKNTEIARDMTHQAVYIYNNLRTHFSLDLRKPAEVHLNPNIKYKSYRKNNLNLQEIKI; encoded by the coding sequence ATCACTAAACAAGCCTTCTACAAACGACTTAAAGCCCAACAAAAACAACAAATAGACCATCAAAAACTAATTAAAATGGTTAAAGATTACCGTAAGAAAGTTGGCTCTAAAACAGGTGGTATCAAGCTATATGCTGAATTGAAACAAGACTTCATAGATACCGATATTAAGATAGGTAGAGACAAGTTCTATCGTTTTTTAAAACACAATAATCTACTTGTTCCAAAAAGTAAAAATTACATCACCACAACTAACTCTAACCACATGTACAAAAAATATAAAAACCTTGTAAAAGACCAAGTTCCCAGAAGACCTGAACAACTCTGGGTAAGCGACATCACTTATATTAAAACGCAAAACGGACACAACTATCTCGCCTTGGTTACAGACGCCTATTCTAAACAAATTATGGGTTATAAACTCGACAACCATATGAGAACATCGCTTTGCAAAGATGCACTCGCTATGGCTATTAAAAACAGAAAGTACCCTAACCAAGAACTCATTCATCATTCCGATAGAGGCTTCCAGTATTGTAATCCTAAATACACAAGCTTTGCTGAAAACAATGGCATTACAATGAGCATGACCGAACAATACGACCCTTATGAAAATGCTGTAGCTGAAAGAATTAACAGAACTCTTAAATATGAATATGGTTTAAAGCAAACCATCAAAAACACTGAAATAGCTAGAGATATGACTCATCAAGCTGTATATATTTATAATAACCTAAGAACGCATTTTAGTCTCGACCTTAGA
- a CDS encoding helix-turn-helix domain-containing protein: MKSKKEQRRKKSYQKVTLETKLLVVDQIVNGQLSRKVASKKYDVPRTTISYWLRIYSTLAQQKIGMSKNQEIKKLKEKIEELEFVKDFQQDIIADMELITGMDMAKKSLPKTLAKEIERKKKDRIKENGSMDVLGSLNKPSTNDLKPNKNNK; encoded by the coding sequence ATGAAATCAAAAAAAGAACAACGGCGAAAAAAAAGCTACCAAAAAGTAACTTTAGAAACCAAATTATTAGTTGTTGACCAAATCGTAAACGGTCAGCTCTCAAGAAAAGTCGCCTCAAAGAAATATGACGTTCCTCGGACAACTATTTCCTACTGGCTAAGAATTTATAGTACCTTAGCCCAACAAAAAATAGGTATGAGTAAAAATCAAGAAATCAAGAAATTAAAAGAAAAGATCGAAGAACTGGAGTTCGTTAAAGACTTTCAGCAAGACATCATTGCTGATATGGAACTCATTACAGGAATGGATATGGCAAAAAAGTCGTTGCCCAAAACATTAGCAAAAGAGATAGAGCGAAAGAAGAAAGACCGTATAAAAGAAAATGGCTCTATGGATGTTTTGGGATCACTAAACAAGCCTTCTACAAACGACTTAAAGCCCAACAAAAACAACAAATAG
- a CDS encoding ion transporter produces MKEKIRKIVEDNTTRKGKIFDYFIQFLILASLIAFTVETLPDNSKKTIDFLATFEIICVSIFTLEYILRIYVAKKPLKYIFSFYGLIDFLAIFPFYLRTAYDLRALRAFRVFRIFRTLKLVRYNKAMKRFHIAKGIVKEEMVLFLIVTAIFIFLASAGIYYFENEAQPELFSSVIHSGWWAVVTLTTVGYGDVYPITVGGKIFTFFILLIGVGIVTIPAGLVASALSKAREIEKEKLNKNN; encoded by the coding sequence ATGAAAGAGAAAATTCGAAAAATAGTAGAAGATAATACCACAAGGAAGGGTAAGATTTTTGACTATTTCATTCAGTTTTTGATACTTGCTTCCCTTATAGCTTTTACAGTTGAGACATTACCAGACAACTCAAAAAAAACGATAGATTTTCTTGCCACTTTTGAAATAATTTGCGTTTCAATTTTTACTCTTGAGTACATTTTAAGAATTTATGTTGCTAAAAAGCCTTTGAAATATATTTTTAGCTTTTACGGGCTAATAGACTTTTTAGCAATCTTTCCCTTTTACTTAAGAACAGCGTATGACCTTAGAGCTTTAAGAGCATTCAGGGTTTTTAGAATATTTAGAACCTTGAAACTTGTTCGATACAATAAGGCTATGAAACGATTTCATATTGCAAAAGGAATAGTAAAAGAAGAAATGGTTTTATTTCTCATAGTTACAGCAATATTTATTTTTCTAGCTTCTGCAGGTATTTATTACTTCGAAAACGAAGCACAACCTGAGCTATTTTCCTCTGTTATACATAGTGGATGGTGGGCTGTCGTAACACTAACGACTGTTGGCTATGGAGATGTTTATCCAATTACTGTAGGTGGAAAAATATTTACATTTTTTATTTTACTAATTGGTGTAGGTATTGTAACTATTCCAGCAGGACTCGTTGCTAGTGCTTTATCAAAAGCTAGAGAAATAGAAAAAGAGAAACTCAATAAAAACAATTAA
- a CDS encoding single-stranded DNA-binding protein, whose amino-acid sequence MNNLRNHVQLMGRLGQDPEIINLDSGKKLAKFSLATNDYFTTAKGEKVENTDWHNIVAWGKTADIIENHVSKGQEVLIGGKLTTRSYETKDGDKRYITEVVCNNIVMTQK is encoded by the coding sequence ATGAATAATTTACGTAACCATGTGCAATTAATGGGAAGATTAGGTCAAGACCCAGAAATCATCAACTTAGATTCTGGTAAAAAATTAGCGAAATTCAGTTTAGCTACCAACGATTATTTCACCACTGCTAAGGGTGAAAAAGTAGAAAATACCGACTGGCACAATATTGTGGCTTGGGGCAAAACTGCTGATATTATTGAAAATCACGTCTCTAAAGGTCAAGAAGTGCTGATTGGTGGTAAACTGACTACGCGTTCTTATGAAACTAAAGACGGTGACAAACGCTACATCACTGAAGTGGTTTGCAATAATATTGTGATGACGCAGAAATAG
- the rpsF gene encoding 30S ribosomal protein S6 encodes MNQYETVFILNPVLSEDQIKETVKKFEDYLSSEGAEMVHKEDWGLKKLAYPIENKKSGFYHLLEFKVKPEIIDTFELMMRQDERVMRFLTVKLDKYAVEWARERVKRTKQKA; translated from the coding sequence ATGAACCAGTACGAAACTGTTTTCATTTTAAATCCCGTTTTATCTGAAGATCAGATAAAGGAAACAGTCAAAAAGTTTGAAGATTACTTATCTTCAGAAGGTGCAGAAATGGTGCACAAAGAAGATTGGGGGCTAAAAAAATTGGCTTACCCAATCGAAAACAAAAAAAGTGGCTTTTACCACTTGTTAGAATTTAAAGTGAAGCCTGAAATCATCGATACTTTTGAGTTGATGATGAGACAAGATGAACGCGTTATGCGTTTTTTAACTGTCAAGTTAGACAAGTATGCCGTAGAATGGGCAAGAGAACGCGTAAAACGAACCAAACAAAAAGCTTAA
- the rpsR gene encoding 30S ribosomal protein S18, with amino-acid sequence MSKIEEQSKEKNEGEIRYLTPLDIETKSKKRFCRFKRAGIKYVDYKNADFLMEFVNEQGKILPRRLTGTSLKYQRKVAQAVKRARHLALMPYVGDLLK; translated from the coding sequence ATGTCAAAAATTGAAGAACAATCAAAAGAGAAAAACGAAGGCGAAATCAGATATCTGACGCCTCTTGATATTGAAACGAAAAGTAAAAAACGTTTTTGCCGTTTTAAAAGAGCTGGCATCAAATATGTTGATTATAAAAATGCGGATTTCTTGATGGAGTTTGTGAACGAGCAAGGTAAAATTTTACCCAGACGTTTAACAGGAACTTCTTTGAAATACCAAAGAAAAGTTGCTCAAGCTGTAAAACGCGCAAGACACTTAGCCTTAATGCCTTATGTAGGTGATTTACTTAAATAA
- the rplI gene encoding 50S ribosomal protein L9 — protein MELILKKDVENLGFADDVVTVKNGYGRNFLIPQGFAVLATSSAKKVLAENLKQRAHKEEKIIKEAKDAASKLDGLELKITAKAGAGDKLFGSITNADLSEALADKDVEVDKKFISILGGNIKRLGQYEAKIRFHREVVADFTFDVIAEA, from the coding sequence ATGGAACTTATACTGAAAAAAGACGTTGAAAATTTAGGTTTTGCTGACGATGTGGTAACAGTTAAAAACGGCTATGGTCGAAATTTTTTAATCCCTCAAGGGTTTGCGGTTTTAGCCACTTCTTCTGCCAAAAAAGTTTTGGCTGAAAATCTTAAACAACGTGCTCATAAAGAAGAAAAAATCATCAAAGAAGCTAAAGATGCTGCTTCAAAACTTGATGGTTTAGAACTTAAAATTACAGCTAAAGCTGGTGCAGGCGATAAACTTTTTGGTAGCATTACCAATGCTGATTTAAGTGAAGCCTTGGCCGATAAAGATGTAGAGGTTGACAAAAAGTTTATTTCTATTCTTGGTGGCAACATCAAAAGATTGGGGCAATATGAAGCCAAAATCAGATTTCACAGAGAAGTGGTTGCTGATTTTACCTTTGATGTTATCGCAGAAGCTTAA
- a CDS encoding ATP-binding protein, giving the protein MQTSTPSEIEQKRLRALKSLNILDSQPEKEYDDLTELVAYICDTPVAMISLIDKDRQWIKSKIGIDFCETERKISFCTHVINQPDEIYEIEDTSTHELFKNNPFVIEEGVRFYAGAPLINENGYALGTICVIDFKPKTLSDQQKIALKNLANQVVKLFELRSKNENLREVQRNLKEKNTQLRNFAGVVSHDMKMPLANIIVTIDILKSKYKKVLDEAGFDYLNNLKQSAFKMSDYISNILTHYESDEITEKQAKENIDLHELLENIIELLDVNDNCEINLPAQNTQIKCNKTAVEQILLNLIGNSLKYNDKEKIIVDIDFSEDDSYYYFSVKDNGIGIPKEKQKDIFKLFSTVAEKDRRGQKGNGIGLSTVRKLINNLGGKIDVESEKGIYTKISFSIEKCE; this is encoded by the coding sequence ATGCAAACATCAACTCCTTCTGAAATAGAACAAAAACGTTTAAGAGCTCTAAAGTCTCTTAACATTCTCGATAGCCAACCTGAAAAAGAATATGATGATTTGACCGAATTGGTCGCTTACATTTGCGACACACCTGTAGCAATGATCAGTCTAATTGATAAAGACCGACAATGGATAAAATCTAAAATTGGTATTGACTTTTGTGAAACTGAACGCAAGATTTCGTTTTGCACACATGTCATCAATCAACCTGATGAAATATATGAGATTGAAGATACCTCAACCCATGAATTGTTTAAGAACAACCCTTTTGTCATTGAAGAAGGCGTTAGATTTTATGCTGGAGCTCCTTTAATTAACGAAAACGGTTATGCACTTGGCACAATTTGCGTGATTGATTTTAAACCAAAAACTTTATCAGACCAACAAAAAATAGCTTTAAAAAATTTGGCTAATCAAGTGGTAAAGCTTTTTGAATTGCGCTCTAAAAATGAAAACCTGCGTGAAGTGCAACGCAATTTAAAAGAAAAAAATACTCAACTTAGAAATTTTGCTGGTGTGGTTTCGCATGATATGAAAATGCCACTGGCCAATATCATCGTGACCATTGATATTTTAAAAAGCAAATACAAAAAAGTCTTAGATGAAGCTGGTTTTGATTATCTCAACAACCTGAAACAGTCAGCCTTTAAAATGAGTGACTATATCAGCAATATTCTTACCCACTACGAAAGCGATGAAATAACCGAAAAACAAGCTAAAGAAAACATTGATCTTCACGAACTTCTCGAAAACATCATAGAATTGTTAGACGTCAATGACAATTGCGAAATCAATCTACCAGCCCAAAACACCCAAATCAAATGCAATAAAACCGCTGTTGAACAAATTTTGCTCAACCTTATCGGTAATAGTTTAAAATATAACGATAAAGAAAAAATTATCGTCGATATAGATTTTTCTGAAGATGACTCTTATTACTATTTTAGCGTAAAAGACAACGGTATCGGTATTCCTAAAGAAAAACAAAAAGATATTTTTAAATTGTTTTCTACAGTTGCTGAAAAAGATAGACGCGGTCAAAAAGGGAACGGCATTGGTTTATCTACGGTGCGTAAACTCATCAACAACCTGGGTGGAAAGATTGACGTAGAGTCTGAAAAAGGCATTTATACTAAAATTTCATTTAGTATTGAGAAATGTGAGTAA